Proteins encoded in a region of the Flavobacteriaceae bacterium HL-DH10 genome:
- a CDS encoding TolC family protein yields the protein MRKVFIIIGLLVFHFTNAQQLEGFIQEALKSNPEIQKFELQYNIASEKVNEVNTLPNTEFGVGYFASEPETRTGAQRFKVSVKQMLPWFGNITARENYVSSLADAKYEDIVIAKRKLMASISQSYYNLYANTAKQNVLIENIKLLDTYETLALTSVEVGKASVVDVLRLQMRQNELDQLKQVLEQQYLAEQTNFNKLLNRDKNIAVNTIDELIMPSEDIELTSQNLEVHPELLKYDKLYQSIEQSELLNQKDSNPMIGFGLDYINVEKRPDMNFSDNGKDIVMPMVSLSIPIFNKKYKSQTKQNTLKKLEINAQKEERFNTLETILDKALNDRISARITYATQTKNLKQAKEAEKILIKSYETGTIDFNDVLDIQELQLKFEMNQIESVKSYYVQTTIINYLSN from the coding sequence ATGAGAAAGGTTTTTATAATAATTGGACTTTTAGTGTTTCACTTTACAAATGCGCAGCAGTTAGAAGGTTTTATTCAAGAAGCGTTAAAAAGTAATCCAGAAATTCAAAAGTTTGAATTGCAATATAATATAGCTTCAGAAAAAGTTAATGAAGTAAATACATTACCAAATACTGAATTTGGTGTTGGTTATTTTGCGAGCGAACCAGAAACACGAACAGGCGCGCAACGTTTTAAAGTATCGGTAAAACAAATGTTACCTTGGTTTGGTAATATTACGGCTAGAGAAAATTATGTGTCTTCTTTAGCAGATGCCAAATATGAAGACATTGTAATTGCTAAAAGAAAATTAATGGCTTCTATATCGCAATCTTATTATAATTTATACGCGAATACAGCAAAACAAAATGTTTTAATCGAAAATATCAAATTACTGGATACTTATGAAACATTAGCATTAACATCTGTTGAAGTAGGAAAAGCATCTGTGGTTGACGTGTTGCGATTACAAATGCGTCAAAATGAATTAGATCAATTAAAACAAGTTTTAGAGCAGCAGTATTTAGCAGAACAAACCAACTTCAATAAACTCTTAAATCGGGATAAAAATATTGCGGTAAACACTATAGATGAATTGATTATGCCTTCAGAAGATATTGAACTGACTTCTCAAAATTTGGAGGTGCATCCTGAATTGTTAAAATACGATAAACTTTACCAATCAATAGAACAATCGGAATTACTTAATCAAAAAGATAGTAACCCGATGATTGGTTTTGGGTTAGATTATATCAATGTAGAGAAGCGTCCAGATATGAATTTTAGCGATAATGGAAAAGATATTGTAATGCCAATGGTATCACTATCTATTCCAATATTCAATAAAAAGTATAAGTCACAAACCAAGCAGAATACGTTGAAAAAACTGGAAATAAATGCACAGAAAGAAGAGAGATTCAATACATTAGAAACTATTTTAGATAAAGCCTTAAACGATAGGATTTCAGCAAGAATTACTTATGCTACGCAAACTAAAAATTTAAAACAGGCAAAAGAAGCCGAAAAAATATTAATAAAAAGCTATGAAACAGGTACTATTGATTTTAATGATGTTTTAGATATTCAAGAATTGCAATTGAAATTTGAAATGAATCAAATTGAATCGGTGAAATCGTATTATGTACAAACCACAATTATTAATTATTTAAGTAATTAA
- a CDS encoding efflux RND transporter permease subunit, which produces MLNKSIKFLIENKLVAVLMLILFVGWGTVNAPFNWDTGFLPSNPVAVDAIPDIGENQQIVFTKWDGRSPQDIEDQITYPLTTSLLGIPGVKTIRSSSMFGFSSIYIIFEEDIEFYWSRSRILEKLNSLPSGLLPEGVNPALGPDATGLGQIFWYTLEGRDSSGNVTGGWDLQELRSIEDYYVKYALSSASGVSEVASIGGYVQEYQVDVNPELMRQYHIGLNQVVKAVKESNKDIGAQTLEINKVEYLVRGLGYVKSIADIENAVVASEDYTAIKIKDIAKVSLGPATRRGILDKEGAEVVGGVVVARYGANPMAVINNVKEKINELSAGLPSKVLSDGRTSQVTIVPFYDRTELIKETLGTLNEALTLEILITILVIIVMVFNLRASVLISGLLPVAVLMVFIAMKLFDVDANIVALSGIAIAIGTMVDVGVILSENIIRHMDEDTKSLPINTVVYNATAEVSGAIVTAVMTTIISFIPVFTMIGAEGKLFRPLAFTKTFALIAALIIALFLIPPFAASIFKKVNLRKTTSYVINGLLVFLGIITMFYGYWIGILLIGFGVVAFLKRNNTLTDKNANLINIVISVLAIVCLLAEYWRPLGVDKSILLSLLFVGIICFGLLGAFLLFQNYYKQILNWALHNRLLFFTIPTTLVVFGFYILKNTGKEFMPSLNEGSFLLMPTSMPHSGVEENKRILQQLDMAVATIPEVETVVGKAGRTESALDPAPLSMYENIIQYKSEYMLNNNGKRQRYKVNDDGLFELKDGRLIVNPNHLNDDNLSTSTWLSMGSIKRSQLIEDSDGEFYRNWRPEINSPDDIWKEIVSVTKLPGVTSAPKLQPIETRLVMLQTGMRAPMGIKVRGQDLKQIEAFGVQLEAVLKEVEGVKQEAVFADRIVGKPYLLIDIDREKIVRYGISIQDVQDVIKVAVGGMVLTQTVEGRERYGIRVRYPRELRSDPEDLKRIYIPVEKGNPIPLSELATIRYERGPQVIKSEDTFLVGYVLFDKLDGFAEVNVVENAQALIQEKIDLGELVVPKGINYQFTGTYENQLRAEKTLSVVVPLALLIIFLILYFQFRSVTTSLMIFTGITVAFAGGFIMMWLYGQDWFLNFSMFGENLRELFNMKTINLSVAVWVGFIALFGIATDDGVVMATYLTQTFDKEKPSDKKQIHRATLEAAGKRIRPCLMTTVTTVLALLPVLTSTGRGSDIMIPMAIPIFGGMIIDITSYFIVPVLYSWREELQLKRIKK; this is translated from the coding sequence TTACCAAGTAACCCTGTAGCTGTTGATGCCATACCAGATATTGGTGAAAACCAACAAATTGTTTTTACCAAATGGGATGGTCGTTCACCACAAGATATAGAAGACCAAATTACGTATCCATTAACAACATCATTACTCGGTATTCCAGGAGTAAAAACCATCCGTAGCTCATCTATGTTTGGATTTTCAAGTATCTATATCATTTTTGAAGAAGATATAGAGTTTTATTGGAGTAGAAGTCGCATTCTAGAAAAACTTAACTCATTACCAAGCGGATTATTACCTGAAGGAGTTAATCCTGCTCTGGGTCCAGATGCTACAGGCTTAGGTCAAATCTTTTGGTACACATTAGAAGGGCGTGATAGTAGTGGTAATGTTACTGGTGGCTGGGATTTGCAAGAGTTACGAAGTATAGAAGATTACTATGTAAAATATGCGTTGTCGTCTGCAAGTGGCGTATCAGAAGTCGCCTCAATTGGTGGTTATGTTCAAGAGTATCAAGTAGATGTTAATCCGGAATTGATGCGTCAATACCATATTGGATTGAATCAAGTTGTAAAAGCTGTAAAAGAAAGCAATAAAGATATTGGAGCTCAGACATTAGAAATAAATAAAGTCGAATACTTAGTTCGTGGCTTGGGCTATGTAAAGTCCATTGCCGATATTGAAAATGCCGTAGTTGCATCTGAAGATTATACAGCAATTAAAATCAAAGATATAGCTAAAGTGTCTTTAGGACCAGCAACACGAAGAGGTATTTTAGATAAAGAAGGGGCAGAAGTTGTTGGAGGTGTTGTTGTTGCTCGTTATGGTGCAAATCCCATGGCGGTTATCAATAATGTAAAGGAAAAAATAAATGAATTAAGTGCAGGATTACCATCAAAAGTATTAAGTGATGGAAGAACCTCGCAAGTCACTATTGTTCCTTTTTACGACAGAACAGAACTTATAAAAGAAACTTTAGGAACACTTAATGAAGCTTTAACTTTAGAAATATTAATTACCATTTTAGTGATTATAGTTATGGTGTTTAATCTTAGAGCTTCGGTGCTAATTTCTGGATTATTACCTGTTGCTGTGTTAATGGTTTTTATAGCCATGAAATTGTTTGATGTAGATGCAAATATTGTAGCCTTATCAGGTATTGCTATTGCTATTGGCACCATGGTAGATGTTGGTGTGATTCTTTCAGAAAATATAATAAGACATATGGATGAAGACACCAAAAGTCTTCCAATAAATACTGTTGTTTATAATGCTACAGCCGAAGTTTCAGGAGCAATCGTAACCGCAGTAATGACTACTATTATCAGTTTTATTCCTGTGTTTACCATGATTGGTGCTGAAGGGAAATTATTTAGACCATTAGCCTTTACAAAAACATTTGCACTAATTGCAGCCCTTATTATTGCACTATTTTTAATTCCGCCATTTGCTGCTTCTATATTTAAAAAAGTAAATCTTAGAAAAACTACAAGTTATGTTATAAATGGTCTGTTAGTATTTCTAGGAATTATCACAATGTTTTATGGGTATTGGATTGGAATTTTATTGATTGGTTTTGGAGTTGTAGCATTTTTAAAACGAAACAATACACTTACAGATAAGAATGCAAATCTTATCAATATTGTTATTTCTGTATTGGCTATTGTATGTCTTTTAGCGGAATACTGGAGACCTTTGGGGGTTGATAAAAGCATACTGTTAAGTTTATTATTTGTTGGAATTATTTGCTTTGGTTTGTTAGGTGCTTTTTTGTTATTTCAAAATTATTACAAGCAAATTTTAAATTGGGCATTGCACAACAGGTTATTGTTTTTTACCATTCCTACAACACTCGTTGTTTTTGGTTTTTATATTTTAAAAAATACAGGAAAAGAGTTTATGCCTTCTTTAAATGAAGGATCTTTTCTTCTAATGCCTACATCTATGCCACATTCTGGTGTAGAAGAAAACAAACGTATATTACAACAATTAGATATGGCTGTAGCTACTATTCCTGAGGTAGAAACTGTTGTTGGTAAAGCAGGTAGAACAGAATCGGCTTTAGATCCTGCGCCTTTATCAATGTATGAAAATATTATTCAGTATAAATCTGAATATATGTTGAATAATAATGGTAAGCGCCAACGTTATAAAGTTAATGATGATGGTTTATTTGAGTTAAAAGATGGGCGTTTAATTGTAAATCCAAATCATTTAAATGATGATAACTTGAGTACTTCGACTTGGCTAAGTATGGGTTCTATTAAAAGGTCTCAGTTAATTGAAGATAGTGATGGTGAGTTTTATCGTAATTGGCGTCCAGAAATAAACTCACCAGACGATATTTGGAAGGAAATTGTAAGCGTTACCAAATTACCAGGCGTTACTTCAGCACCAAAATTACAACCCATAGAAACGAGATTGGTTATGCTACAAACTGGTATGCGTGCTCCAATGGGGATCAAAGTAAGAGGGCAAGATTTAAAACAAATTGAAGCGTTTGGAGTGCAATTAGAAGCGGTTTTAAAAGAAGTTGAAGGCGTGAAACAGGAAGCTGTTTTTGCAGATAGAATTGTAGGAAAACCTTATTTATTAATAGATATAGACAGAGAAAAAATTGTTAGATATGGTATTTCTATACAGGATGTTCAAGATGTCATAAAAGTAGCTGTTGGAGGTATGGTTTTAACCCAAACCGTAGAAGGTAGAGAACGTTACGGTATTCGTGTGCGGTATCCAAGAGAGTTGCGTAGTGATCCAGAGGATTTAAAACGTATTTATATTCCTGTAGAAAAAGGTAATCCTATTCCATTAAGTGAATTGGCAACTATTCGCTACGAACGGGGTCCACAAGTCATTAAAAGTGAAGATACGTTTTTAGTAGGTTATGTTTTGTTTGATAAATTAGATGGTTTTGCTGAAGTAAATGTGGTTGAAAATGCACAAGCATTAATTCAGGAAAAAATAGATTTAGGTGAATTAGTAGTTCCAAAAGGGATTAATTATCAATTTACAGGAACCTATGAAAATCAATTGCGTGCTGAAAAAACTTTATCGGTTGTCGTGCCATTAGCATTACTCATTATCTTTTTAATTCTGTATTTTCAATTCCGTTCCGTAACAACATCCTTAATGATTTTTACAGGAATTACGGTTGCCTTTGCTGGTGGTTTTATAATGATGTGGTTGTATGGTCAAGATTGGTTTTTAAATTTTAGTATGTTCGGAGAGAATTTACGAGAACTTTTTAATATGAAAACCATCAATTTAAGTGTGGCAGTTTGGGTAGGTTTTATTGCTCTATTTGGTATTGCAACAGATGATGGTGTGGTGATGGCAACCTATTTAACGCAAACTTTTGATAAAGAAAAACCTTCCGATAAAAAACAAATTCATCGTGCTACTTTAGAGGCAGCAGGTAAGCGTATCAGACCATGTTTAATGACAACCGTTACGACTGTTTTAGCATTATTACCCGTGTTAACTTCAACAGGTAGAGGAAGCGATATTATGATTCCTATGGCAATCCCCATTTTTGGAGGTATGATTATCGATATCACATCCTATTTTATTGTTCCAGTTTTATATAGCTGGAGAGAAGAGTTACAACTAAAAAGAATAAAAAAATGA